The Musa acuminata AAA Group cultivar baxijiao chromosome BXJ1-8, Cavendish_Baxijiao_AAA, whole genome shotgun sequence genomic sequence CAATTACTTCTCAAGTATGTCTCTTCTCCTCTTcatccttccttcttcctcctcctacgcatcttcctcttctttcgtctttcctcttctccctctctttTTTCCTCTCTAAAACACCGGTACTTACTAGTGTACTGTGTGTCAGTATGCTAGTACATATTGGTATGTACCGGCCCAACAAATCTCCAAGATGGGTCCGATACCTGAAATGGCGAACCCTCGTAAAAATGTTCAGGCTTAACATCAACAATTCACTTGAATGGTTAAGCTGCTGAAATAACAACATATGAATGCTTTTGTAATCTCTGCACGAAGTTGGTTGGTAGATTAtacatgcatgattttgagaaggCATCTTGAATACTACTTGCTGCCTTGACAATATTTCTTTCTGATGTTACACTTTGTGACATCAAGTTAAAAAGATCTGTTCATATATACACATACTGCCATCTTATTTTTCCAATTTGTATGCTCAAAATATTCTCATTTTTCCATATGAGTATGTATGGTGTTGGATGGTCTAGATTTGTTTGTAACGAATTGCATCCATAATCTTTTTGAGGGGCATAATGAGAAAACGACAATGTATCCACTTGGCAACCAACAAGAACTGATTTGGAATATGTGGTATGATTACAACTTATCATTTCTATATATGTGGTTTGTATATTGAGATTGCATGGAGACAATGTGAGATTCAACCATAGCCTGCAGTATTCATTCTTCTGTTCTATTATCAGCTTTATAAATCCCATATTTATCTAGTGCCTcttctatttcaatcctcaactaCTTCTCATCTTCCCAACATGTTCCACCTGACCATAGTGGACAATTAATGTTGCCGGCCTCTATCTCCCCAATCAAGAATCAGACCAGTTCATACTCTTACTTCTTTGGACTTTCTTTGTCTCAGTTGGACTGCAACAGGCAGTCACATTTGCCACCGGCAGCCTCTTCTTCATTCATATTGCCAAGAGAGGCCACCATCCCCAATCATGGACCATATTCGTTAAGTCTGATATCTTGGTCCTTAAATTGGTTGCAATTGGAAGAAGACAGATAGGATAAGTATGAGATTACCTTTTTACTTTCCATGAATGATCAATCACTCGAGTGAATAAATTGGTTACTGCGAGTTAAGTCTCATCCATTGTTATCTTGATAATTGCGGAGAAAATGAGGTTACCGCATGAACAATGTGCGAGTAGATGTACCATGGCAAATGCCAAATGATTCCAGCTTTATGTATTTTCACCTTATATAACCTGCGATGCATTTTCAGGAACAATGGCCAGCAAAACTAGCAGTGACAGTCGGGAGCCGATGAATGAGCAAATAATTTTAAACATGTATGGAAACATGCGCTCAGAAATTAACCAGATCTACTCAAAGATCACTGAGTTAGAGATGGAAGTCAGTGAGCACTCTCTTGTAATCAGTGCCATACAACCACTTGATCCATCACGTCGCTGCTACCGAATGGTCAGTGGTGTGCTGGTCGAGAGGACGATCAAGGACGTCCTGCCTGCTGTGCAGCGCAACAAGGAAGGTCTCGAGGAGGTCATTGCTCGCCTCAATGAGGCattggagaggaagaagaaggagatttCAGAGTTTGAATTGAAGTATAAGATCAAGATAAAGAAAGCCGACAGTGAGACCAAAGAGGACACCAACCAAAAAGAAGGTTCTGCGCAGGGGGTTCTTGTAGGCCCTGCAAGTTAATAAAAGTTGCTAGGAAATGGTGTTTTCCTTGGCTTTTtaaatctggtttatatttttCTAGACAGAAAACATGATCTTATGAAGTTTCGTGTTGCATGCATGTCCTGATGAGCTGTAGTAGAATTTGATGGAACGAACCACTGAAATCCGATGATGGTATTGTAGTTATTCACGAGTTGTTCTTTGCTTGTGTGCAAGTAAAGCCATTAATCCATGCATTGATCTGATGTCTCGTCTTGGTTCTTGGCTGTTTGTACTTTCTATCAGCTAAAATTCGAGGAGGATTTGGCTTGTTCAAGGTTCTGTTGGAACTCCTTTTCGAGGAGTTCATATTTAGGTTAGGTGGCTTGCTCACATGACCTCTAATGCTTTGGTTTAGCGTGTGCGATTGGGTAGATTCGTCATGGTATCCAAACCAAACCAACTGTTGAGAAACACGTAATTATTCACAAGCAATTTCGAGGCTTCTAATAATCATaacaagaaaatacaaaagaagTAAGAAAAAATCAGGAGATCTTTTGATTAGATAGACAACAATTTAATTGCCAAGTCGAAAAAGGTTACGAGTGACACCCCACCAAGagcgctaaaaaaaaaaaaatcatttaaagtTGAAATGCAGTTGATAATTCCATTTGGCACCTGTTACGTTCCCCCAATACAGTCCACATTAGCAAATCTTGAGATGTATCAATTGAATGATAACTGTTGCATTGAATCAGTTGACATCTAAATGGCTACAACATATTACACAATGAATCCATCAAAATCTTCTAGTACAAGCACCCATTAACCACATGAACATTTATGAATCCAggctaactatgataacaattaacttttaaaagaaaaaaatctattaGAACCAAGTCCGGCAATGCAAACAAAACACCAACGGCcttggcggaggaggaggacgagcatATGTGCAATTGTACAACTGACAGATCTCCAAGCATACATAATCCAGATGCATTCATTAAGCCCGGAGGACATTGTTTTCAGATATGGCTGGCACCTCAATAGAGCTTTATCCTTGTATGGATTTCCCTACGACAGATAGGGCATGTCTGAAGACTAGGACCACAGTCAGAACATGTCTGCATGACGAGAAAGCAATCgcccacacacacaaaaaaaagggaACAAATTAGTCAAAAGAGAAGTTGAGCTTGTAATTTGCTCGAGATGCTTGGATGTACAATAGATGTCtgtagtgagaagataaaaagcaGGGTTAGAAATGGTT encodes the following:
- the LOC103994119 gene encoding prefoldin subunit 2 produces the protein MASKTSSDSREPMNEQIILNMYGNMRSEINQIYSKITELEMEVSEHSLVISAIQPLDPSRRCYRMVSGVLVERTIKDVLPAVQRNKEGLEEVIARLNEALERKKKEISEFELKYKIKIKKADSETKEDTNQKEGSAQGVLVGPAS